A stretch of Saccharothrix texasensis DNA encodes these proteins:
- a CDS encoding M14 family zinc carboxypeptidase yields the protein MKRNRSRLALLCVAAALVATGPAAASPDDRDLLYEVHAPLGAEQALFAGGFDVMEHREGDSLFVLGDSTTGVALERAGFTATVDQVLPEPSAGFTATADTFFGGYHTVDAHRQHLDQVARDHPDLATVVDYGDSWRKTRNRGGHDLLAICITRKRTGDCALTPDAPKPRFFVMGQLHSRELTTGEVAWRWIDHLVGSTDPEVAALLDTTEFWVVPVANPDGVQNVQQGGDSPVSHRKNGNDTDHQGTTCGTVSHSHHGVDLNRNTGSNWGLQNASDGQCDQTYRGTGPASEPETQALQALWRSLYRDRRAADPAQPAPTDTTGLVLSLHSYGNYVLFPWSGGAPDRRTGNDAPLRDLAQRLAELAGPGWQYGQSGQVLYSASGTTDDWVYDDLGVASFVWEMGPPPEQACGGFFPAHSCQDGFFWPKALPMLLHSARHTAAPYAPVPEPPTGCATRIDDTDTPIVTRTPPVTVSLTVTGCAGDARSTSQVEVHFKNLMYSIITLDLIAPDGTAYRLQHQRVSTLADPGGSFTVDLSRESRDGTWQLRVHNVIWVGPGDLDRWSLTL from the coding sequence ATGAAGCGAAACCGATCACGGCTCGCCCTGTTGTGCGTGGCCGCCGCGCTCGTGGCCACCGGTCCGGCGGCAGCGTCCCCGGACGACCGAGACCTCCTCTACGAGGTGCACGCCCCGCTGGGCGCCGAGCAGGCGCTGTTCGCCGGCGGCTTCGACGTGATGGAGCACCGCGAAGGCGACAGCCTGTTCGTGCTGGGCGACTCGACCACGGGCGTCGCGCTCGAACGGGCCGGGTTCACCGCCACCGTCGACCAGGTGCTGCCCGAGCCGTCCGCCGGGTTCACGGCCACCGCCGACACCTTCTTCGGCGGCTACCACACGGTCGACGCCCACCGGCAGCACCTGGACCAGGTCGCCCGCGACCACCCCGACCTCGCCACCGTCGTCGACTACGGCGACTCCTGGCGGAAGACCCGGAACCGCGGCGGGCACGACCTGCTCGCCATCTGCATCACCCGCAAGCGCACCGGTGACTGCGCGCTCACCCCCGACGCGCCCAAACCCCGTTTCTTCGTCATGGGTCAGCTCCACTCCCGCGAGCTGACCACCGGCGAGGTCGCCTGGCGCTGGATCGACCACCTCGTCGGCAGCACCGACCCGGAGGTCGCCGCCCTGTTGGACACCACCGAGTTCTGGGTGGTGCCCGTCGCCAACCCCGACGGCGTGCAGAACGTCCAACAAGGCGGTGACTCGCCCGTCTCGCACCGCAAGAACGGCAACGACACCGACCACCAGGGCACCACCTGCGGCACGGTGTCGCACAGCCACCACGGGGTCGACCTCAACCGCAACACCGGCTCGAACTGGGGTCTGCAGAACGCCTCCGACGGGCAGTGCGACCAGACCTACCGCGGCACCGGGCCCGCGTCGGAGCCGGAAACCCAGGCGTTGCAAGCGCTGTGGCGTTCCCTGTACCGCGACCGCCGTGCGGCCGATCCCGCCCAGCCCGCGCCCACCGACACGACGGGTCTCGTGCTGTCGCTGCACAGCTACGGCAACTACGTGCTGTTCCCGTGGAGCGGCGGCGCGCCCGACCGGCGCACCGGCAACGACGCCCCGCTGCGCGACCTCGCACAGCGGTTGGCCGAGCTGGCGGGCCCCGGCTGGCAGTACGGGCAGTCCGGCCAGGTGCTCTACTCCGCGTCCGGCACCACCGACGACTGGGTCTACGACGACCTCGGCGTCGCCTCCTTCGTGTGGGAGATGGGCCCGCCGCCGGAGCAGGCGTGCGGCGGTTTCTTCCCCGCCCACTCCTGCCAGGACGGGTTCTTCTGGCCCAAGGCGCTGCCCATGCTGCTGCACTCGGCCCGCCACACCGCCGCCCCCTACGCGCCGGTGCCCGAGCCGCCGACCGGCTGCGCCACCCGGATCGACGACACCGACACCCCGATCGTCACCCGCACCCCGCCGGTGACCGTGAGCCTCACCGTCACGGGCTGCGCCGGTGACGCCCGCTCCACCTCGCAGGTCGAGGTGCACTTCAAGAACCTGATGTACTCCATCATCACGCTGGACCTGATCGCCCCCGACGGCACCGCCTACCGCCTCCAGCACCAGCGCGTGAGCACGCTGGCGGACCCCGGCGGCTCGTTCACCGTCGACCTGTCCCGCGAGTCCCGTGACGGCACCTGGCAGCTGCGGGTGCACAACGTCATCTGGGTGGGCCCCGGCGACCTCGACCGCTGGAGCCTGACCCTGTAA
- a CDS encoding tetratricopeptide repeat protein codes for MPLAITLLAGLADTTGALGVLAAAWRATRTDLLHHGARPDRTSSLPVSIELSWDRLGPAARTALSAAALLPDGWPADRSGLYLPDVMAAGLVELEQRAMIHHDEHRHRCLAPLREHVRAHHPAGPDTLRLLLEPARRLTTRAARIGLADGARAVAETVPEFGNLVDLIRTALPTIPDYATLVPDLLDFQRCTGLGDHHLGHHALGHTADPALRARTTRALAQLHFTRGDHAHARALHGRALPLSRQVGDVLGEADTLKDLGNIAFIESDDAAARALYDQALPLYRQVGSVLGEANTLVNLGRLSFRESANGTARARYDQALRLFKRLGDVQGEANTLKDLGNIAFIESDDAAARALYDRALPLYRQVGSVLGEANTLSRLGDIAFDESDDATARVRYDQALPLFKRVGDVLGEANTLNGLGRIAFRQSDNAAAGALYRQALELYESIHDRYSQAWTHAHLTHVTTDARRAHHVRAMNRLAARLDVPGLHDRLRGFTRGIAAGVVRGGGGGDPSW; via the coding sequence GTGCCGCTGGCGATCACGCTGCTGGCCGGTCTCGCCGACACCACCGGAGCCCTGGGCGTGCTGGCGGCGGCGTGGCGGGCCACCCGCACCGACCTGCTCCACCACGGCGCCAGACCCGACCGCACGTCCAGCCTGCCCGTCTCGATCGAACTCTCCTGGGACCGCCTGGGTCCCGCCGCGCGCACCGCCCTGTCCGCCGCCGCGTTGCTGCCCGACGGGTGGCCCGCGGACCGGAGCGGGCTCTACCTGCCCGACGTCATGGCGGCGGGCCTGGTGGAGCTGGAGCAGCGCGCCATGATCCACCACGACGAGCACCGCCACCGCTGCCTCGCGCCCCTGCGCGAGCACGTCCGCGCCCACCACCCCGCCGGCCCGGACACCCTGCGCCTGCTCCTCGAACCCGCACGACGACTCACCACCCGCGCCGCGCGGATCGGGCTCGCCGACGGGGCACGGGCGGTCGCGGAGACGGTGCCGGAGTTCGGCAACCTCGTCGACCTGATCCGCACGGCCCTGCCCACGATCCCCGACTACGCCACCCTCGTGCCCGACCTGCTGGACTTCCAGCGGTGCACCGGCCTCGGCGACCACCACCTCGGGCACCACGCCCTCGGCCACACCGCCGACCCCGCACTGCGGGCCCGCACCACGCGGGCCCTCGCCCAGCTGCACTTCACCCGCGGCGACCACGCCCACGCCCGAGCCCTGCACGGCCGGGCCCTGCCGCTGTCCAGGCAGGTGGGTGATGTGCTGGGTGAAGCCGACACCTTGAAGGACCTCGGCAACATCGCGTTCATCGAGTCCGACGACGCCGCCGCCCGTGCCCTGTACGACCAAGCGCTGCCGCTGTACCGGCAGGTCGGCTCGGTGTTGGGCGAGGCCAACACGCTGGTGAACCTCGGCCGGCTCTCGTTCCGCGAGTCGGCCAACGGCACCGCCCGCGCCCGCTACGACCAGGCGCTGCGGCTGTTCAAGCGGTTGGGTGACGTGCAGGGTGAAGCCAACACGCTGAAGGACCTCGGCAACATCGCGTTCATCGAGTCGGACGACGCCGCCGCCCGTGCCCTCTACGACCGGGCTTTGCCGCTGTACCGGCAGGTCGGTTCGGTGCTGGGCGAGGCCAACACCCTGAGCCGGCTCGGCGACATCGCGTTCGACGAGTCGGACGACGCCACCGCCCGCGTCCGGTACGACCAGGCCTTGCCGTTGTTCAAGCGGGTGGGTGACGTGCTGGGTGAAGCGAACACCCTCAACGGGCTGGGCCGGATCGCGTTCCGCCAATCGGACAACGCCGCCGCCGGCGCCCTCTACCGCCAGGCGTTGGAGCTCTACGAGTCGATCCACGACCGCTACTCCCAGGCCTGGACCCACGCCCACCTCACCCACGTCACCACCGACGCGCGGCGTGCGCACCACGTGCGCGCCATGAACCGCTTGGCGGCCCGGCTCGACGTGCCCGGCCTTCACGACCGACTCCGCGGTTTCACCAGGGGGATCGCCGCCGGCGTGGTGCGTGGTGGTGGCGGCGGCGATCCCTCCTGGTAG
- a CDS encoding DUF6357 family protein encodes MRPLTFSDGRGNAQQWLPDSPQSALDAFQDFLARHRGDDNSSFRIEDEENEEALVLRLDAGTVCRVKGTQDPRAEYRLVGNDGAHRRHVLMFVHGGFTALDDHGPWLPDAAALGRARLRVEFDGSVLRRTHPRELRRRLEILTRVDGREPITVDDVTRFGFGNGGGDTVNAWFTAGGRGLVVTFDHTSALNATDDPQAQAALYDGVPPDLLALVRDVPGTGTTLDVPHPDGGTSVAATGVFTFSGPCALADGLVARLQAAQLRIEDTGVGRLVENFLTMGDFTPAAVAESVEWWSAEAIERGFAATPGQEEPAPLDRRATERFCRLWADSGYNDRWDVHYVLFDGDTVEEAGEARDELLGVIRTLGLQRVDAPPGAATGEVWVRTDPRIDAELGHWS; translated from the coding sequence ATGCGACCACTGACCTTCAGCGACGGGAGAGGCAACGCGCAGCAGTGGCTCCCCGACAGTCCTCAGTCCGCCCTCGACGCGTTCCAGGACTTCCTCGCCCGACACCGCGGTGACGACAACTCGTCGTTCCGCATCGAGGACGAGGAGAACGAAGAGGCGCTGGTGCTCCGACTCGACGCCGGGACCGTCTGCCGGGTCAAGGGGACGCAGGACCCGCGGGCCGAGTACCGCCTCGTCGGCAACGACGGCGCCCACCGCAGGCACGTGCTCATGTTCGTCCACGGTGGCTTCACCGCCCTCGACGACCACGGTCCCTGGCTGCCGGACGCCGCAGCCCTCGGCCGGGCACGTCTCCGCGTCGAGTTCGACGGTTCCGTGCTGCGCCGCACCCACCCGCGCGAACTGCGCCGTCGGTTGGAGATCCTGACCCGCGTCGACGGGCGGGAGCCGATCACCGTCGACGACGTCACGCGCTTCGGCTTCGGCAACGGCGGCGGCGACACCGTCAACGCCTGGTTCACCGCGGGCGGTCGCGGCCTGGTGGTGACTTTCGACCACACCAGCGCGCTCAACGCCACCGACGACCCGCAGGCGCAGGCGGCGCTGTACGACGGCGTGCCGCCCGACCTCCTCGCTCTGGTGAGGGACGTGCCGGGAACGGGCACGACGCTCGACGTCCCGCATCCCGACGGCGGCACCTCGGTCGCGGCCACCGGCGTCTTCACCTTCTCCGGTCCCTGCGCCCTGGCGGACGGCCTGGTGGCCCGCTTGCAGGCCGCACAGCTGCGCATCGAGGACACCGGGGTCGGCCGGCTGGTCGAGAACTTCCTGACGATGGGGGACTTCACCCCCGCTGCGGTCGCGGAGTCAGTGGAGTGGTGGAGCGCCGAAGCCATCGAGCGAGGCTTCGCCGCGACCCCTGGGCAGGAGGAACCCGCGCCACTCGACCGGAGGGCGACCGAACGCTTCTGCCGGCTCTGGGCCGACTCCGGGTACAACGACCGCTGGGACGTGCACTACGTCCTCTTCGACGGCGACACCGTCGAAGAGGCGGGCGAGGCCCGGGACGAACTCCTCGGGGTGATCCGGACGCTCGGACTCCAGCGCGTCGACGCCCCACCGGGGGCCGCGACCGGCGAGGTGTGGGTCCGCACGGACCCCCGCATCGACGCCGAGCTGGGGCACTGGTCGTGA
- a CDS encoding DUF6357 family protein, whose amino-acid sequence MTGGAGEVLFARENGWIPQVIRVDGELELRLGAGADANHDPRTFHVPLSEAHLDVIRGDLTRHLLLWSAILPLCTAAGTRGPLDERAAVALLDPVLFGTPDDVESLFRDIPWDKRQLIAHGADVGMLDRGQVLAALRSATEQSDWRRVHTYDADRDRARRGVRLTPLDAALLKYTGRYLHGGRIPTREPDAVDPDLLPEVMRVIATAEQACAGMGISPDRRAGRNHSNKDSEWTRMERAVDHAVRRAYPDLVDDAVRTVSFLMCSEAAARARRS is encoded by the coding sequence GTGACCGGGGGCGCGGGCGAAGTCCTCTTCGCCCGGGAGAACGGCTGGATCCCGCAGGTGATCCGGGTCGACGGCGAGCTCGAGCTCCGACTCGGCGCCGGGGCCGACGCCAACCACGACCCCCGCACGTTCCACGTCCCGCTCTCCGAGGCCCACCTCGACGTGATCCGGGGCGACCTGACCCGGCACTTGCTGCTGTGGAGCGCGATCCTGCCCTTGTGCACGGCCGCCGGCACCCGTGGCCCCCTCGACGAACGCGCGGCGGTCGCGCTGCTGGACCCGGTCCTCTTCGGCACGCCCGACGACGTCGAGTCGTTGTTCCGGGACATCCCGTGGGACAAGCGGCAGCTCATCGCGCACGGCGCGGACGTCGGGATGCTCGACCGCGGCCAGGTGCTCGCCGCGCTGCGTTCGGCGACCGAGCAGTCCGACTGGCGTCGCGTCCACACCTACGACGCGGACCGCGACCGCGCCCGCCGCGGCGTGCGACTCACCCCGCTCGACGCGGCGCTCCTCAAGTACACGGGCCGCTACCTGCACGGCGGGCGGATCCCGACCCGCGAGCCCGACGCCGTCGATCCCGACCTGCTGCCCGAGGTCATGCGGGTCATCGCGACCGCCGAGCAGGCGTGCGCCGGGATGGGGATCTCCCCTGATCGGCGAGCGGGCCGGAACCACTCGAACAAGGACAGCGAGTGGACCCGGATGGAGCGGGCGGTCGACCACGCGGTTCGCCGCGCCTACCCGGACCTCGTCGACGACGCGGTGCGCACCGTGAGCTTCCTGATGTGCTCCGAAGCCGCCGCCCGGGCACGAAGGTCCTGA
- a CDS encoding IS481 family transposase → MTHANAPLTPVGRLRLARCVVDEGWPLRRAAERFQVSPSTAARWAGRYRELGESGLVDRSSRPHRSPRRLPTRRERRIVKVRLARRWGPARIAFLLGLNPSTVHRVLRRFGLARLAHLDRATGRVIRRYEHVAPGDLVHVDIKKLGNIPDGGGHKVHGRRAGGRNSSAHRDPTRPRKVHGRPNLGYSYLHNAVDDHSRLAYTEILPDETKETASAFWTRAQAFFQAAGVVVKRVLTDNGSCYRSHLWRDTLTDAGITHKRTRAYRPQTNGKVERFNRTLLDEWAYAEAYRSETERRAALPRWLHTYNHHRGHTALGGQPPTTRVPNLTGQNS, encoded by the coding sequence GTGACCCACGCTAACGCACCGCTGACTCCGGTGGGCAGGCTGCGCTTGGCCCGGTGTGTCGTGGACGAGGGCTGGCCGTTGCGGCGGGCGGCCGAGCGGTTCCAGGTCTCGCCGAGCACCGCCGCCCGTTGGGCCGGCCGTTACCGCGAGCTGGGCGAGTCGGGCCTGGTCGACCGTTCCAGCCGACCGCACCGCAGCCCGCGCCGGCTGCCCACCCGCCGTGAACGCCGGATCGTGAAGGTCCGCCTGGCGCGGCGGTGGGGTCCGGCCCGCATCGCCTTCCTGCTGGGGCTCAACCCCTCCACGGTGCACCGGGTGCTGCGCCGTTTCGGCCTGGCCCGCCTGGCGCACCTGGACCGCGCCACCGGCCGGGTGATCCGACGTTACGAACACGTCGCACCCGGCGACCTGGTGCACGTCGACATCAAGAAGCTCGGCAACATCCCCGACGGCGGCGGCCATAAAGTCCACGGCCGGCGGGCCGGCGGGCGCAACAGCTCCGCCCACCGCGACCCGACCAGGCCGCGCAAGGTTCACGGCCGCCCCAACCTCGGCTACTCCTACCTGCACAACGCCGTGGACGACCACAGCAGGCTGGCCTACACCGAGATCCTGCCCGACGAGACCAAGGAAACCGCCAGCGCCTTCTGGACCCGGGCACAGGCGTTCTTCCAGGCGGCGGGGGTGGTGGTGAAGCGGGTGCTGACGGACAACGGCTCCTGCTACCGCTCACACCTGTGGCGAGACACCCTCACCGACGCGGGCATCACCCACAAACGCACCCGCGCCTACCGACCCCAGACCAACGGCAAGGTCGAACGCTTCAACCGAACCCTGCTCGACGAATGGGCCTACGCCGAGGCATACCGCAGCGAAACCGAACGACGAGCGGCACTGCCACGATGGCTGCACACCTACAATCACCACCGCGGCCACACCGCACTGGGCGGCCAACCACCCACCACCCGCGTCCCCAACCTCACAGGACAGAACAGCTAG
- a CDS encoding barstar family protein, with the protein MSGLADLLRAGPPSFHLTGASHAVLGKSAVELTLERRTAAVRRIRGTRCRTATALFDEMAAALQFPAHFGGNWNALRDVLSDLSWVPAEAYLLVVEDADDLLADEADEVLATGLGVLAASAESAAPVPFQFVLQAPPTGRVARTLTANGTAFTTRP; encoded by the coding sequence ATGAGCGGGCTCGCCGATCTTCTCCGCGCCGGACCGCCGTCGTTCCACCTGACCGGCGCGAGCCACGCCGTCCTCGGCAAGTCCGCCGTCGAGCTGACCCTCGAACGGCGGACCGCGGCGGTGCGCCGGATCAGGGGAACCCGCTGCCGGACCGCGACAGCGCTGTTCGACGAGATGGCGGCGGCGCTCCAGTTCCCCGCGCACTTCGGCGGCAACTGGAACGCGCTGCGCGACGTGCTGTCGGACCTGAGCTGGGTGCCGGCCGAGGCTTACCTGCTGGTCGTCGAGGACGCCGACGACCTGCTCGCGGACGAGGCGGACGAGGTCCTGGCCACGGGCCTCGGCGTGCTGGCGGCGTCAGCGGAGTCGGCCGCGCCCGTGCCGTTCCAGTTCGTCCTGCAAGCCCCGCCCACCGGCCGCGTCGCCCGAACCCTGACCGCCAACGGCACCGCCTTCACCACCCGTCCTTGA
- a CDS encoding ribonuclease domain-containing protein, with amino-acid sequence MPPKKRQPTTGKPAAGKPTKPSNTAPKNPAQPGLAKTKGTNPQQQKAKPLTPQQRVTKLRTDADALLKAAFGKSVDRDDDEVITNSVIAEIVFDRDEVHRLAVALADEVDDIRDSLQNNPVKLTAEENRIQGVIATLRDQLATSRRPVARMAAIKQFAAGFRGGIVVETDPLTADLWLLANSQILEPRPAALLDNHMPDSRLVTVDRCVDAIKGRLLDVDSIITTLNGRPGAPQVNKIPDDLFTAMGRENPGTTKLLTALRSGLALQPDPAALKALLVAADVPTEVPKLLSEAAAVGAVLLDVLDACRATAPQGGPALHGQAALQGNTALAGKLLKTIADSGQNTDFFLNGAGGQSLANLRYATVSADPVWGGTTVPTSDVHFGPIGQPVLFAHISAIAEPLPPLNEHTLPPLPAGVVRDRYVGGMNFNNSGGAMILPVVDNTTNAQIHYREYDIRPFTFTYERGGERVVVGSDGNKYYTNDHYKTFRRIA; translated from the coding sequence ATGCCGCCGAAGAAGCGCCAGCCGACCACCGGGAAGCCCGCCGCGGGCAAGCCGACCAAACCGTCCAACACCGCGCCGAAGAACCCGGCCCAGCCGGGCCTGGCCAAGACCAAGGGGACGAATCCGCAGCAGCAGAAGGCGAAGCCGCTGACCCCTCAGCAGAGGGTGACCAAGCTGAGGACGGACGCCGACGCGCTGCTGAAGGCGGCGTTCGGCAAGAGCGTCGACCGCGACGACGACGAGGTGATCACCAACAGCGTGATCGCCGAGATCGTGTTCGACCGCGACGAGGTGCACCGGCTGGCCGTGGCGCTCGCCGACGAGGTCGACGACATCAGGGACAGCCTCCAGAACAACCCGGTCAAGCTGACGGCCGAGGAAAACCGCATCCAAGGCGTGATCGCGACTCTCCGGGACCAGTTGGCCACCTCACGCCGGCCGGTCGCCCGGATGGCGGCGATCAAGCAGTTCGCCGCCGGGTTCCGCGGCGGGATCGTCGTGGAAACCGACCCCCTCACCGCCGACCTCTGGTTGCTGGCGAACAGCCAGATCCTCGAACCGAGACCGGCGGCGCTGCTCGACAACCACATGCCCGACAGCCGGCTCGTCACCGTCGACCGGTGCGTCGACGCGATCAAGGGCCGGCTGCTGGACGTCGACAGCATCATCACCACCCTCAACGGGCGTCCCGGCGCCCCGCAGGTGAACAAGATCCCGGATGACCTGTTCACCGCCATGGGTCGGGAGAACCCGGGCACCACCAAGCTGCTGACGGCACTGCGAAGCGGCCTCGCGCTGCAACCCGATCCGGCCGCGCTGAAGGCCTTGCTGGTCGCCGCCGACGTGCCCACCGAGGTGCCGAAGCTGCTGTCGGAGGCCGCGGCCGTGGGCGCCGTGCTGCTCGACGTGCTCGACGCGTGCCGCGCGACCGCACCGCAAGGCGGGCCCGCCCTGCACGGCCAAGCCGCCCTGCAGGGCAACACGGCGCTGGCGGGCAAGCTGCTCAAGACGATCGCCGACTCGGGGCAGAACACCGACTTCTTCCTCAACGGAGCCGGCGGCCAGTCCTTGGCCAACCTCAGGTACGCGACCGTGTCAGCGGACCCGGTGTGGGGCGGTACGACGGTGCCGACGAGCGACGTGCACTTCGGCCCGATCGGCCAACCGGTGCTCTTCGCGCACATCAGCGCCATCGCCGAGCCGCTGCCACCGCTGAACGAGCACACGCTGCCGCCGCTGCCCGCCGGTGTCGTCCGTGACCGCTACGTCGGCGGGATGAACTTCAACAACTCCGGCGGCGCCATGATCCTCCCGGTCGTCGACAACACCACCAACGCGCAGATCCACTACCGCGAATACGACATCCGGCCGTTCACCTTCACCTACGAGCGGGGCGGCGAGCGGGTGGTGGTCGGCTCCGACGGCAACAAGTACTACACCAACGACCACTACAAGACCTTCAGGAGAATCGCATGA